The Hippocampus zosterae strain Florida chromosome 20, ASM2543408v3, whole genome shotgun sequence nucleotide sequence CTGCTCATCGGCAGTCTGGCTTTGGCGGACCTGCTGGCTGGCTTAGGCCTGGTATTGCACTTCACCTGCGCCTACCTGCTCCAGTCGGACTCAGCCCAGCTTCTCACCGTGGGCCTGGTGGTGGCCTCCTTCTCGGCGTCCGTCTTCAGCCTGCTGGCCATCACGATCGACCGCTACCTGTCGCTCTACTACGCCCTAACCTACAACTCCGAGCGTACCGCCGCCTTCACGTACACCATGCTGGTCCTCCTGTGGGGGCTCTCGCTGTGCTTGGGTCTGCTTCCCGTCACAGGGGTCAACTGTCTGGCCGAGGAGGCCACGTGCAGCGTGGTGCGCCCGCTGACCAAGAACAACATCGCCGTGCTCTCCGTTTCCTTCCTGCTCCTGTTCGGCCTCATGCTGCAGCTCTATGTGCAGATCTGCAAGATTGTCATGCGCCACGCCCACCAGATCGCCCTGCAGCACCACTTCCTGACTGCCTCGCCGCATTACGTCACCACGCGCAAGGGCGTCTCCACGTTGGCCATCATCCTGGGGACCTTcgccgcctgctggatgccctTCACCGTCTACTCTCTCATCGCCGACTACACGTACCCGCCGCTGTACACCTACGCCACGCTGGTCCCCGCCACCTACAACTCGGTCATCAACCCGGTCATCTACGCCTTCCGGAACCAAGAGATCCAGAAGGCGCTCTGGTTGGTGTGCTGCGGATGTATTCCCGCCAGCGTGGCGCAGCGGGCGCGGACTCCCAGCGACGTCTGACCCGGTGAACGGAGCGTTTGGCTTTTCGGAGCGAGAGGGTGGAGGCGGGGTGCCCCTTGGTTGCTTCTCACCGAGGGAAGGACTGTGGCCCTAGGTGGGATTTGAGGAAGGGGCGACCTTGTGTTGGTTGACACAAATGGGTGAATCGACCTGGGATCTGTTTTGGGGGGCGGGTCACCTTAtggattttaactcattcagtaccagccaagtctgaaaagacgtttaaaaacgtctttgggagtgaatgagttaagagggtCCCTAGGTTGGAGCGATCTGACTTGGGTGGGACGTTGCTTTTGTGAGCTTTGAGAGAGGGTGGCGCTCCTGTGTTGAAACCAATTTACTGGCCAGTTTGAAGAGAGAGGATCGCCCCTTGGCTCGCTCACCTTGGTGGGTCTTGATCAGGGTTGGTTGACAGGAACGGGTGAACCGATCTTGAGAATGCGGTGCCTGTGGACTTGGGTTGTTTCACCTGGTCGGGGGTTTGCAGAGATCGGGTCACCCCTGGGTTGGTTTGACGCAGATGTGACAACTGACCTGGAAGAAGCAGGCGCCTCTGGTTTTGCCCACCGAGTGGATTTCagtgaaggggaggggggggggaaggcacCCATGGGTTGGAGCTAACTGATCTGACTGGATTTTAAGACAGAAGGTTGGTCTACGAGAGGGGCGGCAGAGAGGTGGTGCCCCGAGGTTGGAACAAACAGACCTGGGTGGGTTTGGAAAGAAGGTGTCATCCTGCGGTTGGTTCATCAGGGAGGGGTTTGAGGAGACCTGGATGGGTTTCGAGAAAGGGTGGCGCGCCTGGATCACAAAGAGGGGCAGCGTGGGAGTTCATGATTTCTTGACATCAcgagtttttaaatttttttacctCTGTCTTCCTCACTTGAGGCAGCCATGTTGCATGCTGCCCACTCACCCAGTCTCTCCCTCGTGCACCCTCTCTCCGGTGCCCCGCCCTTGCCCCACTCTGCAAAAGGGCGCCCATCACATGCTCCCCGCAGTTTGGGCCGCCACGTGCTCGTCCTTCGGGATTATTGGTCGTTCTAaaggcagattaaaaaaaaacaggcgcaTGACGACAAGCACGcaggcctattttttttttgttatcccccccaaccccccctcacAGCAGTAAGTCTGAGGCAGCATCCATCCCCGCCCGCCGCCTGCCCCGAACGTGCGTGGCAAGCTAAAGAGGCACGGCAAGCTAAAAATAGACACCGGCTTCTCTTGTGGAAATAAGGAGGCCTCGCTATGCTTAATGTCTTTCTCTGGATTCTTACGTGTGAATGTTTGACACCACCATAACgaaccgccccccccaccccccccaaaatctcTTCCCCACTCATGTGAGACCCCCTATTTGTTCTATCACTGGGGGCTGCAGTGAGTGTAGCATCCATTCACACCTCTCTTttattgacttgattttttgAATGTTGACGCAGTTTAAGGTTCCGATACGCCTTGCAAGAGAATTGCATCATTTTGTTACcgggatgccagccaatcaactTCATGGAATGACAAAATGATGACTCCATTTTAAGACGCAGAGAATGATCTGACCTAATTATGGGGCacttattgaaataaaaaaaaaaaaaaaaaaatcgtacattttttcaaatattggaTTCCAAATTATTTTTGCACATTCCATACATTTTACATATCATTATAATATCGTAACTGCTGACCAGTGAAAATCATGTATCAGCCACTTACATgaattgtacattttttaacgtcaatttatttatttgtttttgtgtttgtttctattATTAATTTTTCTGGTGCCAAATGCGTTTCCGTTTAATTCTTAATGAAAGAGAATATGTTTAAATACATGAAattcatcatttattttgtacgtatatttttcaaattcacTTTTTCATGACTTCTGATCGTTTTTAAATGTCGCTAAAATACTATTTTTCCACTTTGACTTTAAAGAGCTCCTTTAAACACAGCACTGAAATTAATGAACTTATACTTCAGTTTAGAACATatcccctctccccctcccctttttttcctcacccaCAACAATATTTATATAACTTTATGTACAATAACAATGCCAGTCTTGTGCAATGAAAAGCACAtgtctccattttatttttgccccccaaaaaaggataaAAGACATCAGGGGAAAATTTTTCCAAGTCACTCATACTACGTTGctattgttatatattttttcatagtTGCCCGATTTTTACATTTatggaaatacagtactgtacgttCAAAATAGTCTCGGGTTGGCATGGGGATTTCCTAGTTTTCCAATAAGTGCTCTAtaaaggttggaaaaaaaaacatttaactcCTCCATTCCCTAATGGAGTCGTATTATGAAAAGTGAGGCATCTGCTTTTATTCTCTTAAAAAGCTCTCGCCCGGTTTTCTCATGTTGTCAGCAATAACCAACCTTTGGTCAGTTGTTATTTTCCGAGTGGTGAAGCAATACTCAAGACAGCAATAACATCTACACACCCTTACTGTGATTTCTTCCTGCAGAGTGAAAAGCTATGAGAGGGATaatcaaatgtgaaaaaagaaatGGCTTCATGGGTGAAATTTGGGTTTTTGCTTTGTCAATGTGAGCTCATGTGCTAATTTGTtttgggtaaaaaaacaaacacaaaaaaaaaacgacgcagATTAAACTTCAAGGTGATAACAAggtcaaaaaatgaaattgcaacAGAGTCCACTGAGTGTCACGTCAAATTAAAAATCATCATAAGGGCTTCACGGAGCTATGATTATTTTGGAACTGTGAGGTGATTTGCTTTTGTCCCaaaatcttgactttttttggtaATGAAACCTTACAACTAATCGCAACAAAGCCCATTGAGAATGACCTCGAAAATTAAATTCTCTTGAtgtgccttttttaaaaaaaaatgatgacatcattatcatctgatttgctttcgtgggaaTTGCAGTTGAAATTTCACTTATGAAAACAAACCTCGGATGACAGTCCGTCGTTAGCGCGTTTTCCACAACTCGCCGTTTCCGATCCATAATTATTCATGTTAATATGACCTCATGATATGATTAATGTGACCAACGTACATCTTTATCGATGTCATTCATCAGCACAACAGACACGTTGTCTCAATTAATACAAGCACCCTGTTTTGTTGTCCACTGTGCCGAGCGAACCCCCTCGGGTGTTGTAACctcaagtgtctttttttttttatgtgcgtgtgtttgtcgtGCTCAGAATTGCATGGCCGCAAGTGTTCTCCTCTAGGGAGGAGCATGTCACTCCATAAAATGCAGTACATGGGTGTTTGCTGTTTTAGTTTTGCGGATGCCGCTGCTTGCCAGTCTtccttctggaaaaaaaaaatctcccaccaccttaaaaaatacaaaaaacaaaaaacattttttttgcgctCTACCGCATGCTGCCGCGATGACATCATgggactaaaaaaacaaaacgagtcTACTTAAAGCCAAAGTGAAAGAGGATGATCGATTAAATCGGTGCAAGTCAAGTGAACTTTGAATGATCTTATGAGCTAAACAAGGGGGCCACTTCCGAATGATATCGGAGGACTTTCGGGAT carries:
- the gpr12 gene encoding G-protein coupled receptor 12, with translation MSEEPPATPSWLSPGPTAWASGGGVPTDNVSVPATFPAEESLAPRQLPLLINPWDVVLCTSGTLIACENALVVLVIWQNPALRAPMFLLIGSLALADLLAGLGLVLHFTCAYLLQSDSAQLLTVGLVVASFSASVFSLLAITIDRYLSLYYALTYNSERTAAFTYTMLVLLWGLSLCLGLLPVTGVNCLAEEATCSVVRPLTKNNIAVLSVSFLLLFGLMLQLYVQICKIVMRHAHQIALQHHFLTASPHYVTTRKGVSTLAIILGTFAACWMPFTVYSLIADYTYPPLYTYATLVPATYNSVINPVIYAFRNQEIQKALWLVCCGCIPASVAQRARTPSDV